A stretch of the Nitratireductor thuwali genome encodes the following:
- a CDS encoding GntR family transcriptional regulator — protein sequence MNDIPASDARARYERIYGTLRKRICLLDYPPGRRLREEDLAEEFHTSRTPIRRVLARLEDEGLLRSVHGVGTIVTDIDIEGLSQVYRLRIELAELIGKLMPVPPDHAMLNELAEMEARCAELSARLDAREFARLNMDFFQLVLRLTANEPLRDISERLYFQTTRIWLKTASRLGHYRDMLRLEVESFRREMRDVALAIESGDLSAVGHVRRAHVTMSFSRLLAETRDDFGTETD from the coding sequence ATGAACGATATCCCCGCCAGCGACGCCCGCGCCCGCTACGAGCGCATCTACGGGACGCTGCGCAAGCGCATCTGCCTTCTCGATTATCCGCCGGGAAGACGGCTGCGCGAGGAGGATCTGGCGGAGGAGTTCCACACCAGCCGCACGCCCATCCGCCGCGTTCTGGCGCGGCTGGAGGACGAAGGCCTGCTGCGGTCGGTGCATGGCGTCGGCACCATCGTCACCGATATCGACATCGAGGGGCTGTCGCAGGTCTACCGGCTGCGCATCGAACTGGCCGAACTGATCGGTAAATTAATGCCGGTCCCCCCGGACCACGCGATGCTCAACGAGTTGGCGGAGATGGAGGCACGGTGCGCCGAGCTTTCCGCCAGGCTCGACGCGCGCGAATTTGCCCGCTTGAACATGGATTTCTTCCAGCTCGTGCTGCGTCTCACGGCGAACGAGCCGCTGCGCGACATCTCCGAGCGGCTCTACTTCCAGACGACGCGTATATGGTTGAAGACGGCATCGCGGCTCGGCCATTACCGCGACATGCTGCGCCTGGAGGTGGAATCGTTCAGGCGCGAGATGCGCGACGTGGCGCTGGCCATCGAAAGCGGCGACCTTTCCGCTGTCGGCCACGTGCGGCGTGCCCATGTGACGATGAGCTTTTCAAGACTCCTCGCCGAAACGCGGGACGATTTCGGCACGGAGACGGATTGA
- the argE gene encoding acetylornithine deacetylase: protein MATLARARDILAELVGFPTISADSNLELIAYASALMSEVGARISIMRDESGTKANLFATLGPEGDGGIVLSGHSDVVPVVGQNWSSDPFVLREADGRLYGRGTCDMKGFIACCLAKAPDFTALDLKRPLHFAFTYDEEVGCLGARTLVSELERMDLRPSAAIIGEPTLMRIIEGHKGCYEYTTEFRGRAGHASDPDRGVNAIEYAVRYISRLMALSEELKERAPKSNRFSPPWTTLQVGRFDGGSARNVIASHASVEWEMRPVADADAAFVKNNIKAYVDEVLRPAMQAVHADADIVTHVIGEVEGLEPAAQSEARRIVSELTGLSEAEVVAFGTEAGLFQTAGISAVICGPGSIEQAHKPDEFISLEQLEACLGMLDRLSDQLVR, encoded by the coding sequence ATGGCCACGCTTGCGCGCGCCCGCGACATCCTGGCCGAGCTGGTCGGCTTCCCGACCATATCGGCCGACAGCAATCTCGAGCTGATCGCCTATGCCTCCGCGCTGATGTCGGAAGTGGGTGCGCGCATCTCCATCATGCGCGACGAGAGCGGCACCAAGGCCAATCTCTTCGCCACGCTGGGGCCCGAGGGCGACGGCGGCATCGTTCTTTCGGGCCATTCGGACGTGGTGCCGGTGGTGGGCCAGAACTGGTCCAGCGACCCTTTCGTGCTGCGCGAGGCCGACGGCCGGCTTTATGGCCGCGGAACCTGCGACATGAAGGGCTTCATCGCCTGCTGCCTCGCCAAGGCGCCGGATTTCACGGCGCTCGACCTGAAGCGCCCGCTGCATTTTGCCTTCACTTATGACGAGGAGGTGGGGTGCCTTGGAGCGCGCACGCTGGTGAGCGAACTGGAGCGGATGGATCTGCGCCCGTCCGCCGCCATTATCGGCGAGCCGACCCTGATGCGCATCATCGAGGGGCACAAGGGCTGCTACGAATACACGACGGAATTTCGCGGTCGCGCGGGGCACGCCTCCGATCCCGACCGCGGCGTCAACGCGATCGAATATGCCGTGCGCTACATCTCGCGCCTGATGGCGCTGTCCGAGGAACTGAAGGAGCGGGCGCCGAAGTCCAACCGCTTCAGCCCGCCCTGGACGACGCTGCAGGTCGGCCGCTTCGACGGCGGGTCGGCCCGCAACGTGATCGCCAGCCATGCTAGCGTGGAATGGGAAATGCGGCCGGTGGCCGATGCCGACGCCGCTTTCGTCAAGAACAATATCAAGGCCTATGTGGACGAGGTTCTGCGCCCGGCGATGCAGGCCGTCCATGCCGATGCCGACATCGTCACCCATGTCATCGGCGAGGTGGAGGGGCTTGAGCCTGCCGCCCAGTCGGAGGCACGGCGCATCGTGTCCGAGTTGACCGGACTCAGCGAAGCGGAAGTCGTCGCGTTCGGCACGGAGGCGGGTCTGTTCCAGACCGCCGGCATATCCGCCGTCATCTGCGGTCCGGGCTCCATCGAGCAGGCGCACAAGCCGGACGAGTTCATTTCCCTCGAGCAGCTTGAAGCGTGCCTCGGCATGCTCGACCGGCTGTCGGACCAGCTGGTTCGATGA
- the doeA gene encoding ectoine hydrolase DoeA (DoeA (degradation of ectoine A) is also called EutD (ectoine utilization D).), which produces MPAAALPFSALEYAQRLDKTRQAMEAKGIDILFVEDPSNMAWLTGYDGWSFYVHQGVLVFKDQDPIWWGRAMDGNGAVRTVYMDDERVLRYPDHYIQATTLHPMQHLAEIIRAYGYGNQRVGVELENYYFSAKAYLVLKEELPDAKFVDATALVNWQRAVKSDEEISFMRRAARISEKMIDGIVERIEPGLKKNDLVAEIYGDAIRGVDDDWGEYPAIVPLLPTGSDAAAPHLTWDSRRFEQGSATFFEIAGCYRRYHAPLCRTVFLGKPPQYMLDAEKALVEGIEAGLEIAKAGNRAGQVADALYGALERAGIKRDGRCGYAIGISYPPDWGERTISLRREDETVLEAGMTFHFMPGLWMADWGLEITESILIKDEGPAEALCRRPRELIVKD; this is translated from the coding sequence ATGCCAGCAGCCGCATTGCCCTTTTCCGCTCTGGAATACGCCCAGCGCCTCGACAAAACCCGCCAGGCCATGGAGGCGAAAGGAATCGATATCCTGTTCGTCGAAGATCCGTCCAACATGGCCTGGCTGACGGGCTATGACGGCTGGTCCTTCTACGTTCACCAGGGCGTGCTCGTCTTCAAGGATCAGGACCCGATCTGGTGGGGTCGGGCAATGGACGGCAACGGCGCCGTGCGCACGGTCTACATGGACGACGAGCGCGTGCTGCGCTATCCCGATCACTACATACAGGCCACCACGCTGCATCCCATGCAGCACCTGGCCGAGATCATCCGCGCCTATGGTTATGGCAATCAGCGCGTCGGCGTGGAACTGGAGAACTATTACTTCTCCGCCAAGGCCTATCTGGTTCTGAAGGAGGAACTCCCGGACGCCAAGTTCGTGGACGCCACCGCGCTCGTGAACTGGCAGCGGGCGGTCAAGTCTGACGAGGAAATCAGCTTCATGCGCCGCGCGGCGCGCATTTCCGAGAAGATGATTGACGGCATCGTCGAACGCATCGAGCCGGGGCTGAAGAAAAACGATCTGGTGGCCGAGATCTACGGCGACGCCATTCGCGGCGTCGACGACGATTGGGGCGAGTACCCGGCCATCGTGCCGCTGCTGCCGACGGGCTCGGATGCCGCCGCGCCGCACCTGACCTGGGACAGCCGGCGTTTCGAGCAGGGTTCGGCGACGTTCTTCGAAATCGCCGGCTGCTACCGCCGCTACCACGCGCCGCTCTGCCGCACCGTGTTCCTCGGCAAGCCGCCGCAATACATGCTGGATGCGGAAAAGGCGCTGGTGGAAGGCATCGAAGCCGGACTCGAGATCGCGAAAGCGGGCAACCGTGCGGGGCAGGTGGCCGATGCGCTCTACGGCGCGCTGGAGCGGGCCGGCATCAAGCGCGACGGGCGCTGCGGCTATGCCATCGGCATTTCCTATCCGCCCGACTGGGGCGAGCGCACGATCTCGCTGCGCCGCGAGGACGAGACCGTGCTGGAGGCGGGCATGACCTTCCACTTCATGCCGGGTCTGTGGATGGCCGATTGGGGCCTGGAAATCACCGAAAGCATCCTCATTAAGGACGAAGGGCCGGCCGAGGCCCTCTGCCGCCGGCCTCGCGAACTGATCGTGAAGGACTGA
- the eutB gene encoding hydroxyectoine utilization dehydratase EutB yields the protein MTLALADIIAARRAIAGIASLNTPLIPSPHLSEKMGIGIHLKLEIGQATGAFKLRGAANAAESLPEDAPGVTCCSTGNHGRAVAYAARARGLRAVICMSELVPRAKVRGIEALGAEARIVGRSQDEAQVEATRLVEEEGFAQIPPFDALPVIAGQGTIGIELIEQCPELATVLIPLSGGGLAGGVAFALKNIKPTIRVIGVSMERGAAMHAALAAGRPVPVEEMPSLADSLGGGIGIANAHTFALCRDYLDEIVLVSESDIYRAMQMHYFEDRIVCEGASAVGAAALLSGKVRGLDGPAATLITGRNVDMSVFTDIINGRDVALGDTTLEGQAYAA from the coding sequence GTGACGCTTGCCCTTGCCGACATCATAGCCGCGCGGCGCGCCATTGCCGGCATCGCCAGCCTGAACACGCCGCTGATTCCCTCGCCCCATCTGAGCGAGAAGATGGGCATCGGCATCCATCTGAAGCTGGAAATCGGCCAGGCCACCGGTGCGTTCAAGCTGCGCGGCGCCGCCAATGCCGCGGAGAGCCTGCCGGAGGATGCGCCGGGCGTGACCTGCTGCTCGACCGGCAATCACGGCCGCGCCGTCGCCTATGCCGCGCGCGCCCGGGGGCTGCGCGCCGTCATCTGCATGTCCGAACTCGTGCCCAGGGCCAAGGTGCGCGGGATCGAGGCGCTGGGTGCGGAGGCGCGCATCGTCGGCCGCAGCCAGGACGAGGCGCAGGTCGAGGCGACGCGCCTCGTCGAGGAGGAAGGATTTGCCCAAATCCCGCCCTTCGACGCCCTGCCCGTCATAGCCGGCCAAGGCACCATCGGCATTGAACTGATCGAGCAGTGCCCCGAGTTGGCGACCGTTCTCATCCCGCTATCGGGCGGTGGCTTGGCCGGCGGCGTCGCCTTCGCGCTGAAGAACATCAAGCCGACCATCCGCGTCATCGGCGTCAGCATGGAAAGGGGCGCCGCCATGCACGCAGCGCTGGCGGCGGGCCGGCCGGTGCCGGTCGAGGAAATGCCCAGTCTTGCCGATTCGCTCGGCGGCGGCATCGGCATCGCCAATGCCCATACTTTCGCCCTGTGCCGGGACTATCTGGACGAGATCGTGCTGGTTTCCGAAAGCGACATCTACCGCGCGATGCAGATGCATTATTTCGAGGACCGGATCGTCTGCGAAGGCGCAAGCGCCGTCGGGGCGGCGGCGCTTCTGAGCGGCAAGGTCCGTGGCCTCGACGGGCCGGCGGCGACGCTGATCACCGGCCGCAATGTCGACATGTCCGTATTCACCGACATCATCAACGGCCGCGACGTGGCGCTCGGCGACACGACACTTGAAGGACAAGCCTATGCCGCGTGA
- a CDS encoding cyclodeaminase, translating to MPRDIFILTEAELRKTVGLDVQAVDVVEKAFAALGTGKVVMPPILSMAIPDAHGEVDVKTAYIPGFEGFAIKVSPGFFDNPKLGLPSLNGLMILFSARTGLVEALLLDNGYLTDIRTAAAGAVAARHLAPQKVETAGVFGTGVQARLQMEAAHLARPFRKALVWGRDRAKAQVCARDIAERLGIDVVAETDPEKVVAESQLVVTTTPAEEPIFKADWLHPGLHITAMGSDQEGKNEIDPAALAKADIFACDRVSQCEKLGELRSAIAAGLWNRQAPPELGEIVNGVKKGRESDDQVSICDLTGTGAQDTAIATYALEMARRVGTGSVIQS from the coding sequence ATGCCGCGTGATATCTTCATCCTCACCGAGGCGGAGCTGCGCAAGACCGTCGGGCTAGATGTCCAGGCGGTCGATGTGGTGGAAAAAGCCTTCGCGGCGCTCGGCACCGGCAAGGTGGTCATGCCGCCGATCCTGTCCATGGCCATTCCCGATGCCCATGGCGAGGTCGACGTCAAGACAGCCTATATTCCGGGTTTCGAGGGCTTCGCCATCAAGGTCAGCCCCGGCTTCTTCGACAATCCGAAGCTCGGCCTGCCAAGCCTCAACGGGCTGATGATCCTGTTTTCCGCCAGGACAGGGCTGGTGGAAGCGCTGCTGCTCGACAATGGCTACCTCACCGATATACGCACCGCCGCAGCCGGCGCCGTCGCCGCCAGGCACCTGGCTCCGCAGAAGGTGGAAACCGCCGGCGTTTTCGGCACCGGCGTGCAGGCGCGCCTGCAGATGGAGGCGGCGCATCTCGCGCGGCCCTTCCGCAAGGCGCTGGTCTGGGGCCGCGATCGGGCGAAGGCGCAAGTCTGCGCCCGCGATATCGCCGAAAGGCTGGGGATAGATGTGGTCGCCGAAACGGACCCGGAAAAAGTGGTCGCCGAAAGCCAGCTCGTCGTCACCACCACTCCGGCCGAGGAACCGATCTTCAAGGCCGACTGGCTGCATCCGGGCCTTCACATCACCGCCATGGGCTCCGACCAGGAAGGCAAGAACGAGATCGATCCGGCCGCGCTTGCCAAGGCCGATATCTTCGCCTGCGACCGCGTCAGCCAGTGTGAAAAGTTGGGCGAGCTGCGCTCGGCGATCGCCGCCGGCCTTTGGAACAGGCAAGCCCCGCCGGAATTGGGCGAAATCGTCAACGGCGTGAAGAAGGGGCGCGAAAGCGACGACCAGGTGAGCATCTGCGACCTGACAGGCACCGGCGCGCAGGATACGGCCATCGCAACCTACGCGCTGGAGATGGCGCGCAGGGTGGGCACGGGCAGCGTTATCCAAAGCTGA
- a CDS encoding Lrp/AsnC family transcriptional regulator produces the protein MLKLDDRDLKILAILQKEGRISKAALAERVNLTPAPCWERLQRLEKAGVITGYRAEVALNKLAPHIMVFMAAELEGHRAENFQLFERAVRDIDEIMGCWAVGGGFDYILQIVARDIDTYQRLVDHLLEAHLGLVRYFTYIVTKPVKRPGALPLDMLLSEPE, from the coding sequence ATGCTGAAACTCGACGACCGCGACCTCAAGATCCTGGCCATCCTGCAGAAGGAAGGCCGCATATCCAAGGCCGCGCTCGCCGAACGGGTGAACCTGACGCCGGCTCCCTGCTGGGAACGCCTCCAACGGCTGGAAAAGGCAGGCGTGATTACCGGCTACCGGGCGGAAGTGGCGCTGAACAAGCTGGCCCCGCATATCATGGTCTTCATGGCGGCGGAGCTGGAAGGCCACCGGGCCGAGAACTTCCAGCTCTTCGAGCGCGCCGTCCGCGATATCGACGAGATCATGGGGTGCTGGGCGGTGGGCGGCGGGTTCGACTACATCCTCCAGATCGTCGCCCGCGACATCGACACCTATCAGCGCCTCGTCGACCATCTGCTGGAGGCGCATCTGGGGCTGGTGCGCTATTTCACCTATATCGTCACCAAGCCGGTGAAGCGGCCAGGCGCACTACCGCTGGACATGCTTCTGTCGGAGCCGGAATAG
- a CDS encoding NAD-dependent succinate-semialdehyde dehydrogenase, translating into MSAFAALQKTSLAALNDPRLFREYAYVDGHWVAGDHDLQIDVTNPADGARLGSVPMLSAAQAEAAIEAARGAFPAWAALAPQKRTEILKRWHGLIMDAREDLAHLMVLEQGKPLSEARGEIDYAASFVEFYAEEAKRVNVEGITSHLPDADMQVSREPAGVAGLVTPWNFPSAMLTRKAAAALAAGCTVVAHPSSETPFSALALAELAERAGFPAGVFNILTGKATEVVGAMTASRHVRVLSFTGSTEIGRLLYGQSAPTVKKLVMELGGHAPFIVFADCDLERAVESAMTAKFATSGQDCLAANRLYVERPVYDAFVAAFARKVRALKVGNGLTDPDIGALIHGRAVAKQEEHVADALEKGAHLVTGGKRHKAGENFFEPTVLADVPADALIFHEETFGPVAAIAAFDSEDEVVARANDTETGLVAYLHTQDPSRIARVSRALEFGMVAVNRTKITGAPVPFGGVKQAGLGREGSRHGLEAYTNIKYVCRDIARD; encoded by the coding sequence ATGTCAGCTTTTGCAGCCCTTCAGAAAACCTCCCTTGCAGCGCTCAACGATCCGCGGCTCTTCCGCGAATACGCCTATGTCGACGGCCATTGGGTCGCCGGGGACCACGATCTGCAGATCGACGTGACCAATCCGGCCGATGGCGCGCGGCTTGGTTCCGTTCCGATGCTCAGCGCCGCGCAGGCCGAAGCCGCGATCGAGGCGGCGCGCGGGGCCTTTCCGGCATGGGCCGCCCTTGCCCCGCAGAAGCGGACCGAAATCCTCAAACGCTGGCACGGCCTGATCATGGACGCGCGCGAGGACCTCGCCCACCTCATGGTGCTGGAGCAGGGCAAACCGCTTTCGGAAGCGCGCGGCGAGATAGACTATGCCGCGTCCTTCGTCGAGTTCTACGCCGAGGAAGCCAAGCGCGTGAACGTGGAAGGCATAACCTCCCATCTGCCCGACGCCGACATGCAGGTGAGCCGCGAGCCCGCCGGCGTCGCCGGTCTCGTCACGCCGTGGAACTTCCCCTCCGCCATGCTCACCCGCAAGGCGGCGGCAGCGCTCGCCGCCGGCTGCACGGTGGTCGCCCATCCCTCCTCGGAGACGCCGTTCTCTGCGCTGGCGCTGGCCGAACTGGCCGAGCGTGCCGGCTTCCCCGCCGGCGTGTTCAACATCCTGACGGGCAAGGCCACGGAAGTGGTCGGCGCCATGACGGCCTCCCGCCATGTCCGCGTCCTGTCCTTCACCGGATCCACCGAAATCGGCCGGCTGCTCTATGGACAGTCGGCGCCGACGGTGAAGAAGCTTGTGATGGAACTGGGCGGACATGCGCCTTTCATCGTCTTTGCCGATTGCGACCTGGAGCGTGCGGTGGAAAGCGCGATGACGGCGAAATTCGCGACTTCCGGCCAGGATTGCCTCGCCGCCAACCGGCTGTATGTCGAGCGGCCCGTCTATGACGCCTTCGTGGCGGCGTTCGCGCGCAAGGTGCGTGCGTTAAAGGTCGGCAACGGGCTGACCGATCCCGATATTGGCGCGCTCATCCATGGCCGCGCCGTGGCCAAGCAGGAAGAGCATGTCGCCGACGCACTGGAAAAGGGTGCCCATCTCGTCACCGGAGGCAAGCGCCACAAGGCGGGCGAGAACTTCTTTGAGCCGACCGTGCTGGCCGACGTGCCGGCGGATGCGCTGATCTTCCACGAGGAAACCTTCGGTCCCGTCGCCGCCATCGCCGCCTTCGACAGCGAGGACGAGGTCGTCGCTCGCGCCAACGACACCGAAACGGGGCTGGTGGCCTACCTTCACACCCAGGACCCCTCGCGCATCGCCCGCGTCTCGCGGGCGCTCGAATTCGGCATGGTGGCCGTCAACCGCACCAAGATCACCGGCGCCCCGGTCCCCTTCGGCGGCGTGAAGCAGGCCGGGCTCGGGCGCGAAGGCTCGCGCCACGGGCTGGAGGCCTACACCAATATCAAATATGTCTGCCGCGACATCGCGCGGGACTGA
- a CDS encoding aspartate aminotransferase family protein, which translates to MLLKNDQLDQWDRDNFFHPSTHLAQHARGESASRIVTGGSGVYIEDRDGNRLLDAFAGLYCVNVGYGRSEIADAIASQAKELAYYHAYVGHGTEASITLAKMILDRAPKNMSKVYFGLGGSDANETNVKLIWYYNNILGRPEKKKIISRWRGYHGSGLVTGSLTGLELFHKKFDLPLAQILHTEAPYYYRRPKDDMSEEEFSDHCAAELEALIEREGADTIAAFIGEPVLGTGGIVPPPAGYWAAIQNVLRKHDILLVADEVVTGFGRLGSMFGSLHYDIEPDLITIAKGLTSAYAPLSGSIVGKKMWEILEKGTDENGPIGHGWTYSAHPIGAAAGIANLKLVDSMGLVENAGETGSYFVNAMRDAIGGHANVGDVRGEGMLCAIEFVEDKEKRKFFDASRKIGPQMAAATLENGVIGRAMPQGDILGFAPPLCLTREEADKVVDATAKAVKKVLA; encoded by the coding sequence ATGCTTTTGAAAAACGACCAGCTGGATCAGTGGGACCGGGACAATTTCTTCCACCCCTCGACCCATCTCGCCCAGCATGCGCGCGGCGAGAGCGCCAGCCGCATCGTCACCGGCGGTTCCGGCGTCTATATCGAGGACCGCGACGGCAACCGCCTGCTCGACGCCTTTGCCGGCCTTTACTGCGTCAATGTCGGCTACGGCCGCAGCGAGATCGCCGATGCCATCGCAAGTCAGGCCAAGGAACTGGCCTATTACCATGCCTATGTGGGCCATGGCACGGAAGCCTCGATCACCCTTGCCAAGATGATCCTCGACCGGGCGCCGAAGAACATGTCGAAGGTCTATTTCGGCCTTGGCGGATCGGATGCCAACGAGACCAATGTCAAGCTGATCTGGTATTACAACAACATCCTGGGCCGGCCGGAGAAGAAGAAGATCATCTCGCGCTGGCGCGGCTATCACGGGTCGGGCCTTGTGACCGGATCGCTGACGGGGCTCGAGCTCTTCCACAAGAAGTTCGACCTGCCGCTGGCGCAGATCCTGCACACGGAAGCGCCCTATTACTACCGCCGTCCCAAGGACGACATGAGCGAGGAAGAGTTCTCCGACCATTGCGCGGCCGAGCTCGAGGCGCTGATCGAGCGCGAAGGTGCCGACACCATCGCCGCCTTCATCGGCGAGCCGGTGCTTGGCACCGGCGGCATCGTGCCGCCGCCCGCCGGCTACTGGGCGGCCATCCAGAACGTGCTGAGGAAGCACGACATCCTGCTGGTCGCCGACGAGGTCGTCACCGGCTTCGGCCGCCTCGGCTCCATGTTCGGTTCGCTGCACTACGACATCGAGCCCGACCTGATCACCATCGCCAAGGGCCTGACTTCGGCCTATGCGCCACTGTCCGGCTCCATCGTCGGCAAGAAGATGTGGGAGATTCTGGAAAAAGGCACCGACGAGAACGGTCCCATCGGCCATGGCTGGACCTATTCGGCCCATCCGATCGGTGCCGCCGCCGGCATCGCCAATCTGAAGCTGGTGGACAGCATGGGCCTCGTCGAGAACGCCGGCGAGACCGGCAGCTATTTCGTTAACGCCATGCGTGACGCCATTGGCGGCCATGCCAATGTCGGCGATGTGCGCGGCGAAGGCATGCTGTGCGCCATTGAGTTCGTCGAGGACAAGGAAAAGCGCAAGTTCTTCGACGCTTCGCGGAAGATCGGCCCCCAGATGGCGGCCGCCACGCTCGAGAACGGCGTCATCGGCCGGGCCATGCCGCAGGGCGACATCCTCGGCTTCGCTCCGCCGCTCTGCCTGACGCGCGAGGAAGCCGACAAGGTGGTGGACGCGACGGCCAAGGCCGTGAAGAAAGTGCTGGCATAA
- the maiA gene encoding maleylacetoacetate isomerase, with protein MNKPVLHNYFRSSTSYRVRIALEMKGIDYDYEALHLRHGEHRGQAYLSINPQGLVPALVWTDGTMVAQSLAIMEFLEEMVPDPGLLPPDPAGRARVRMLSQMIGCDIHPLNNLRVLGALRERFGADDAAVGDWFRHWVAETFRPMEAMLAGSPQTGTFCHGERPGMADICLVAQVTNNKRFDVDMAPYPTMRRIHEACMALEPFGKAAPPNQPDAE; from the coding sequence ATGAACAAACCCGTCCTGCACAATTATTTCCGCTCCTCGACATCGTACCGCGTGCGCATCGCGCTGGAGATGAAGGGCATCGACTACGACTACGAGGCGCTTCACCTGCGCCATGGCGAGCATCGCGGACAGGCCTACCTGTCGATCAACCCGCAGGGCCTCGTTCCGGCGCTCGTGTGGACCGACGGGACGATGGTGGCGCAGTCGCTGGCGATCATGGAATTTCTGGAAGAAATGGTGCCGGACCCCGGCCTGCTGCCGCCCGACCCGGCCGGCCGCGCCCGCGTGCGCATGCTGTCCCAGATGATCGGCTGCGACATCCACCCGCTCAACAATCTGCGTGTGCTGGGCGCACTGCGCGAGCGCTTCGGCGCCGACGACGCGGCGGTTGGCGACTGGTTCCGCCATTGGGTGGCCGAGACGTTCCGGCCGATGGAGGCGATGCTGGCGGGCAGCCCCCAGACCGGCACCTTCTGCCATGGCGAGAGGCCGGGAATGGCCGATATCTGTCTCGTTGCGCAGGTCACCAACAACAAGCGCTTCGACGTCGACATGGCGCCCTACCCGACGATGCGCCGCATCCACGAGGCCTGCATGGCGCTGGAGCCTTTCGGCAAAGCCGCCCCGCCGAACCAGCCCGACGCCGAGTGA
- a CDS encoding GNAT family N-acetyltransferase, whose protein sequence is MSRLASPNIQASGIVRRLRPSELPLFRDHLMRLDPESRRDRFNGAASDAFLERYAERCFREGATVVGYVEGMRVLGAAELHERPELDPPTGEIAFSVEKKLQHCGIGSLLFKRLIAHARALGYTQLRVTTHPQNDAMRRLARKFKARLSFEEGETVGHIVLDDVPFVDDAEPDLSTAAVG, encoded by the coding sequence ATGTCCCGGCTGGCGTCACCCAATATTCAGGCCTCAGGCATTGTCCGCCGGCTGCGGCCTTCAGAACTTCCGCTTTTCCGCGACCATTTGATGCGGCTCGACCCTGAAAGCCGGCGCGACCGGTTCAATGGCGCGGCCAGCGACGCGTTCCTGGAGCGCTACGCCGAGCGGTGCTTCCGTGAAGGCGCGACGGTCGTCGGCTATGTGGAGGGAATGCGCGTCCTGGGCGCGGCAGAGCTCCACGAGCGCCCCGAACTCGACCCGCCAACCGGCGAGATCGCCTTCAGCGTCGAGAAGAAACTGCAGCATTGCGGGATCGGCAGCCTCCTGTTCAAACGGCTGATCGCCCACGCCCGCGCGCTGGGCTACACGCAGCTTCGCGTCACCACCCACCCGCAGAACGATGCGATGCGGCGGCTGGCACGCAAGTTCAAGGCGCGTCTTTCGTTCGAGGAAGGCGAAACAGTCGGCCATATCGTGCTGGACGACGTGCCTTTCGTCGACGACGCCGAGCCGGACCTTTCAACGGCCGCCGTGGGATAA
- the rirA gene encoding iron-responsive transcriptional regulator RirA produces the protein MRLTRQTNYAIRILMYCAANDGRLSRIPDIAQAYSLSDLFLFKILQPLVEHGLVQTVRGRNGGVRLAKPAEDITLFDVVRVTEENFAMAECFENDSADCPLIDGCGLNEALRKALNAFFEVLGSYTIQDLVDARPNMRGLLGIDLPEATATAS, from the coding sequence ATGCGCCTCACCCGTCAGACCAATTACGCCATACGCATACTGATGTATTGCGCCGCCAATGACGGGCGCCTGAGCCGCATCCCGGATATCGCGCAGGCCTACTCGCTGTCGGACCTCTTCCTGTTCAAGATCCTGCAGCCGCTGGTGGAGCACGGCCTCGTCCAGACGGTGCGGGGCCGCAACGGCGGCGTCCGCCTGGCAAAGCCGGCCGAAGACATCACCCTGTTCGACGTGGTGCGCGTGACGGAAGAGAATTTCGCCATGGCCGAGTGCTTCGAAAACGACAGCGCCGACTGCCCGCTGATCGACGGATGCGGGCTCAACGAGGCGCTGCGCAAGGCGCTGAACGCGTTCTTCGAGGTGCTGGGATCCTATACGATCCAGGATCTGGTCGACGCCCGCCCGAATATGCGCGGCCTGCTCGGCATCGACCTGCCGGAAGCGACTGCGACCGCCAGCTAG